From Trichoderma atroviride chromosome 1, complete sequence, one genomic window encodes:
- a CDS encoding uncharacterized protein (EggNog:ENOG41) — protein sequence MQPGTFAVLKQPPSQTNAVCGGIMALRMKIRQVTGIVVAGRVRDLDELRSTALPIWAYGTSTVGAGGGSVPWATQVAVEVNGVQVNPGDVAFSDPGNGVVIIPRDKVGQVLELLPSLVAADAKVKEDVLKGMSVYEAFKLHRGGMRDERQSSCF from the exons ATGCAGCCCGGGACTTTTGCCGTGCTAAAGCAGCCCCCAAGCCAGACAAACGCCGTCTGCGGTGGTATCATGGCCCTCAGAATGAAAATACGCCAGGTAACAGGTATCGTGGTTGCCGGAAGAGTGAGAGACTTGGACGAGTTGAGAAGCACCGCTTTGCCA ATTTGGGCCTACGGCACTTCTACCGTGGgggctggtggtggtagcGTGCCATGGGCCACCCAAGTTGCTGTCGAGGTCAACGGGGTTCAAGTCAACCCAGGCGACGTTGCGTTTAGCGATCCAGGCAATGGCGTTGTGATTATTCCCCGAGATAAAGTCGGTCAAGTCTTGGAACTATTGCCTAGCCTTGTTGCAGCTGATGCCAAAGTAAAGGAGGATGTCCTCAAAGGCATGTCCGTCTATGAAGCTTTCAAATTACACCGGGGGGGCATGAGAGACGAACGAcaaagcagctgcttctAG
- a CDS encoding uncharacterized protein (EggNog:ENOG41) — protein MASSNGIYNPSSSNFSTPQHQHQHQHQRAKPSVLKFIHRRDQSSTDAALQPPKASPLEAQFSNVMPVGNFARNNPGALGELQHNQQEPAPRPPPRKSRDDRRPEPEPDNRSDSPTKKSLFLSMTKSRESSPTKSPKKAKSGTSLTGLLSRPKTVKNLHKLVTDGDEIRSGKDKENRTPVEPPHSATLPVYAQFANNESMNSLPPPSPTRSTRESSERRSMAKERSRPFMYATRSQQDIKKSSIKSDSPNGTKSDSFKGKSIRERGKVFGTFASFGHGRSKSETSTPRAGSPSAAGPVLDLKDINRQLEALLDRRNIPENQRYKMRNLSDTIKMEFIRQDWAEMRAAKLERKQNRPRTSMSSSVNGAAAASTSTSAVVSDAEEEKPKRTRGRSFTFSRAKKEKELEKEKGRSASKNRSVSKNRSSSKKSSKGESTLGRHFRNKSADSVASDNRPTSSANSSASSGLLSKIKLQQGPADYVAYLRKVRQPQQVEVGKLHKLRLLLRNETVAWIEEFIQHGGMKEIVGLLNRIMEVEWREEHEDALLHENLLCLKALSTTARAMEYLHSVQADLFPKLLHMLFDPEKKGPSEFTTRNIITSVLYTYIESASTAERVIRARSILRHLRDPEPDESNRPLPFVLEMRQERPYRVWCKEVVSVTKEVFWIFLHHLNVVALTPETDNSGDAAMSRLTNNEDQQYAYMRRHFPQEKAPVPAAPYVGGVEWDATNYLASHLDLMNAILACTLTAEERNKLRADLRISGWERCMGGSLRLCKEKFYGSVHTGLRTWVAAAAEDKWDVKDVRYGPPADARSPVKSGVQRKKVEDAPKIDMPKLDFGSNKVQQTKTQPRTQAHSQKKPPPKDGWLS, from the exons ATGGCCTCCAGCAATGGCATCTATaatcccagcagcagcaactttaGCACGcctcagcaccagcatcaacatcaacatcagcgAGCGAAGCCGTCCGTCCTAAAGTTCATCCACCGCCGAGATCAGTCCTCTACCGACGCCGCGCTGCAGCCGCCCAAGGCCTCGCCCCTGGAAGCACAGTTCTCCAACGTCATGCCCGTCGGCAACTTCGCCCGAAACAATCCCGGGGCTCTCGGCGAGCTTCAGCATAATCAGCAGGAGCCGGCTCCTCGACCCCCGCCGCGCAAATCTCGAGACGACCGCCGACCGGAGCCCGAGCCAGACAATCGCTCAGACTCGCCTACTAAGAAGAGCTTGTTCCTGAGCATGACCAAGTCGCGCGAATCCTCTCCAACCAAGAGCCCGAAGAAGGCGAAATCGGGAACCAGTCTTACCGGGCTGCTCAGCCGGCCCAAGACGGTCAAGAACCTGCACAAGTTGGTGACAGACGGCGATGAGATACGGTCAGggaaggacaaggagaatAGAACGCCGGTTGAGCCGCCGCACAGTGCTACGTTGCCCGTTTACGCTCAATTCGCCAACAATGAATCCATGAACTCCTTGCCGCCCCCTAGCCCAACTAGGAGTACCAGGGAGTCCTCTGAGAGACGGTCGATGGCCAAGGAACGATCGCGTCCTTTCATGTATGCCACTAGATCACAGCAAGACATTAAGAAGTCGTCTATCAAGTCGGATTCGCCCAACGGGACCAAGTCGGACTCGTTCAAGGGAAAGTCCATCCGAGAGCGAGGCAAAGTCTTTGGTACCTTTGCCAgctttggccatggccgatCCAAATCGGAGACGTCGACTCCCCGGGCTGGCTCCCCTTCCGCAGCTGGTCCCGTGCTGGACTTGAAGGACATCAACAGGCAGCTCGAGGCGCTTCTCGACCGCCGGAATATTCCGGAAAACCAGCGCTATAAGATGCGAAACTTGAGCGACACGATCAAGATGGAATTCATTCGACAAGACTGGGCCGAAATGCGAGCCGCCAAGCTAGAGCGCAAGCAGAACCGTCCTCGAACCAGCATGAGCAGCAGCGTGaatggcgctgccgctgcctctACATCCACGTCAGCCGTCGTTTCcgatgctgaagaggaaaagccGAAGCGAACTCGTGGTCGGAGCTTCACATTCTCTCGCgcgaaaaaggagaaggagctagagaaagagaaaggccGCTCAGCCTCTAAAAACCGTTCAGTATCCAAAAACCGTTCATCGTCCAAAAAGTCCAGTAAAGGAGAGAGCACGCTGGGTCGTCATTTCAGAAACAAATCGGCCGACAGCGTGGCCAGCGACAACAGGCCAACCTCGAGCGCCAACTCATCCGCCAGCAGCGGACTGTTGTCCAAGATCAAACTCCAGCAGGGCCCGGCCGACTACGTTGCGTACCTTAGAAAGGTgcgccagccgcagcaagTGGAAGTTGGCAAACTCCATAAACTAAGGCTACTGCTGCGGAATGAGACCGTCGCCTGGATTGAAGAGTTTATCCAACACGGAGGGATGAAAGAAATCGTTGGGCTGCTAAATCGAATCATGGAAGTAGAATGGAG AGAGGAGCACGAAGACGCTCTGCTTCACGAAAACTTGTTATGCCTCAAGGCCCTCTCTACAACAGCCAGGGCAATGGAGTATCTCCACTCTGTCCAGGCCGACCTCTTCCCGAAACTGCTACACATGCTCTTCGACCCTGAGAAGAAGGGCCCTAGCGAGTTCACTACACGCAATATCATCACATCTGTCTTGTATACGTACATCGAGTcagcctccaccgccgagcGCGTTATCAGGGCTAGAAGCATCCTGAGACACCTGCGAGATCCAGAACCGGATGAATCTAACCGACCGCTTCCATTCGTTCTGGAGATGAGGCAAGAGCGGCCTTACCGGGTTTGGTGCAAGGAGGTCGTCAGCGTGACCAAAGAAGTCTTCTGGATCTTCCTCCATCACCTCAACGTGGTCGCGCTAACGCCCGAGACGGACAACTCAGGTGATGCAGCCATGAGCCGGCTTACCAACAACGAGGACCAGCAGTATGCATACATGCGCCGCCACTTCCCACAGGAAAAGGCCCCAGTGCCCGCTGCCCCTTATGTGGGCGGCGTGGAGTGGGACGCGACCAATTATCTCGCGTCTCACCTGGACCTGATGAATGCCATCCTGGCATGTACCCTCACCGcggaagagagaaacaagctGAGAGCCGACCTTCGCATCTCTGGATGGGAGCGGTGCATGGGGGGCAGCTTGCGACTGTGCAAAGAGAAATTTTACGGCAGTGTCCACACCGGACTCAGGACGTGGGTGGCTGCGGCAGCGGAGGATAAATGGGACGTCAAGGACGTCAGATACGGCCCGCCTGCTGATGCCCGATCCCCAGTAAAATCTGGCGTCCAGCGGAAAAAAGTTGAGGATGCGCCAAAGATCGACATGCCAAAGCTTGACTTTGGATCCAACAAGGTGCAGCAGACAAAGACACAGCCACGGACGCAGGCACATTCACAGAAAAAGCCTCCTCCAAAAGACGGGTGGCTATCATga
- a CDS encoding uncharacterized protein (TransMembrane:4 (n16-28c33/34o49-74i109-126o132-151i163-182o)): protein MNTKAAPGGLASLRPAVLGLGRVFGLCFTAVSAAPISSQERHEEHADTPVWVLAVASMTLVLLGGAFAGLTIALMGQDSIYLQVVSGDPTEPQHKNAARVLRLLNRGKHWVLVTLLLANVIVNESLPVVLDRFLGGGVAAIIGSTILIVIFGEIVPQSVCVRFGLPIGGTMSTPVLILMYLLSPVAWPTAKLLDWILGEDHGTVYKKSGLKTLVTLHKSLGEVSERLNQDEVTIITAVLDLKDKPVSEVMTPMDDVFTLAEDHILDEETMDTILSSGYSRIPIYRSGKPTDFVGMLLVKTLITYDPEDRIPVREVQLGAVVETRPETSCLDIINFFQEGKSHMVLVSEFPGSNHGALGVVTLEDVIEELIGEEIVDESDVYVDVHKAIRRLAPAPRVHRRHSDNPGAGVAVRKTPDIVANIHKHSEGPDGRMGKSTVPVKASLDEMRQQLRLGPANRAANPRSSTRGSVFKIKQGLGTTVVTTTTTEPAKPVNGEAEGADEHTETTPLLGKDQNGTR, encoded by the exons ATGAACACGAAAGCCGCCCCGGGAGGCCTCGCCAGCCTCCGCCCTGCGGTGCTGGGCTTGGGGCGAGTATTCGGCCTCTGCTTTACGGCAGTTTCGGCGGCGCCTATATCGTCGCAAGAGCGTCATGAGGAGCACGCAGACACTCCCGTCTGGGTACTGGCCGTCGCGTCGATGACGCTTGTTTTGCTGGGCGGCGCATTCGCCGGCTTGACCATCGC ATTGATGGGCCAAGACTCCATCTACCTCCAGGTCGTCTCTGGCGATCCTACCGAGCCGCAACACAAGAACGCGGCGCGAGTCCTTCGGCTGCTCAACAGGGGAAAGCATTGGGTACTGGTCACTTTGCTGCTCGCCAACGTCATTGTTAACGAATCGCTCCCCGTGGTACTGGACCGCTTTTTGGGCGGCGGTGTTGCCGCCATCATAGGCAGCACAATTCTTATCG TCATTTTTGGCGAAATCGTGCCTCAGTCTGTGTGTGTGCGATTTGGCCTGCCGATTGGCGGAACCATGTCCACGCCCGTCTTGATCCTCATGTACCTCTTAAGTCCGGTAGCCTGGCCCACTGCCAAGCTTCTCGATTGGATTCTGGGAGAGGATCACGGTACCGTATACAAAAAGAGTGGCCTCAAAACGCTTGTGACTCTACACAAGTCTCTTGGCGAAGTGTCGGAGCGACTGAACCAAGATGAggtcaccatcatcaccgccgtTCTGGATCTCAAGGACAAGCCCGTATCGGAAGTCATGACTCCCATGGACGACGTGTTTACGCTTGCAGAGGACCATATTTTGGATGAGGAAACCATGGATAcgattctttcttctggaTACTCGCGAATCCCAATCTACCGCTCAGGCAAACCAACCGACTTCGTGGGAATGCTTCTTGTCAAGACCCTCATTACGTACGATCCCGAAGACCGCATTCCGGTTAGGGAAGTGCAACTGGGGGCCGTTGTAGAAACACGGCCTGAGACGAGCTGCCTGGATatcatcaacttcttccaAGAGGGAAAGTCTCACATGGTGTTGGTCTCTGAGTTTCCTGGGTCCAACCACGGTGCTCTTGGCGTGGTTACCTTGGAGGATGTCATTGAAGAGCTTATCGGAGA GGAAATCGTCGACGAATCAGACGTCTATGTCGACGTGCACAAGGCTATCCGGCGTCTAGCCCCTGCTCCTCGAGTGCACCGTAGGCACAGTGACAATCCAGGCGCAGGAGTGGCGGTCAGGAAGACGCCGGACATCGTGGCTAATATCCACAAACATTCGGAAG GTCCCGACGGCCGCATGGGAAAGAGTACGGTGCCTGTCAAAGCCTCGCTTGATGAGATGCGACAGCAACTCCGGCTCGGCCCCGCGAACCGCGCGGCGAACCCTCGGAGCAGCACGAGGGGAAGCGTATTCAAGATTAAACAGGGCTTGGGAACGACGGTAGTGACGACGACTACAACCGAGCCTGCAAAGCCGGTCAATGGCGAAGCAGAGGGTGCAGACGAGCACACCGAAACAACGCCGCTATTAGGCAAAGACCAGAATGGAACGAGATAG
- a CDS encoding uncharacterized protein (EggNog:ENOG41), producing MPATKRSAPVQEEVTGTRRRSGRLSSTQLKSVYFESEDESEEQAAGRKKRATLTKKRGRKAMDESDEEEEVFKEDSEEEAEVQPKKKSRGRPPKKAKEESDEDQYHTPKEDEDDKDNNEDDEDEDDDDGPRKVEIIPLEKLRDTGGVPYEDHYVHKNTMLFLKDLKANNKRPWLKSHDGEYRRALKDWQSFVDATTQTLIEVDETIPELPAKDVIFRIHRDIRFSKDPTPYKAHFSAAWSRTGKKGPYAVYYIHCEPKATFIGGGLWHPEAAYIAKLRASIDERPRRWRRAFSDPHLKRVFFPAVKEKDGVEAVVKAFVARNQENALKKRPMGYEVTHRDIELLKLRNFTIGTKLDDSVLSSDDAQAKIKETMRGLEGFITFLNSVVMPDPNLDDDESDEEDGENGEEVYSDDEAREDEEDE from the exons AGAGCGAAGAACAAGCTGCCGGACgcaagaagagagcaactCTGACTAAAAAGCGGGGCAGAAAAGCAATGGATGAAtctgatgaggaagaagaagtcttCAAAGAAGATtcagaggaagaggcggaagtgcagcccaagaagaaatcCCGGGGACGGCCTCCAAAgaaggccaaagaagagtCTGATGAAGATCAATATCATACCccgaaagaagatgaagatgataaAGACAACAAtgaggacgatgaggacgaggacgatgacgatggacCGCGCAAGGTTGAGATCATTcctttggagaagctgcgAGATACGGGAGGCGTTCCGTATGAAGACCACTATGTGCATAAGAATACCATGCTGTTTCTGAAAGATCTAAAGGCAAACAACAAGCGACCATGGCTGAAAT CACACGATGGAGAATATAGGAGAGCATTAAAGGACTGGCAGTCATTTGTCGACGCGACCACACAGACACTCATCGAGGTTGACGAAACCATCCCCGAACTTCCCGCAAAGGATGTCATTTTCCGCATCCACCGTGACATTCGCTTCAGCAAAGACCCAACGCCGTACAAG GCTCACTTCTCCGCCGCTTGGTCCCGCACAGGCAAAAAAGGTCCTTACGCGGTATATTACATCCACTGCGAGCCCAAGGCCACTTTCATAGGTGGCGGGCTGTGGCATCCCGAGGCAGCGTATATAGCCAAGCTGCGGGCGAGCATCGAcgagaggccgaggaggtgGCGACGGGCGTTCAGCGATCCGCACTTGAAGAGGGTGTTTTTCCCGGcagtaaaggaaaaggacgGGGTGGAGGCCGTGGTGAAGGCTTTTGTGGCGCGGAATCAAGAGAATGCGCTCAAGAAGAGGCCAATG GGCTACGAAGTCACGCATCGCGATATAGAGCTTTTAAAACTTCGAAACTTCACCATCGGTACCAAGCTCGACGACAGTGTCCTGAGCAGTGACGATGCACAGGCCAAAATCAAAGAGACGATGAGGGGTCTAGAAGGCTTT ATTACTTTTCTCAATAGCGTCGTGATGCCTGATCCTAatctcgacgacgatgagagtgacgaagaagatggtgagaATGGCGAAGAGGTGTACAGCGATGACGAGGCcagagaagatgaggaggacgagTAA
- a CDS encoding uncharacterized protein (TransMembrane:4 (n16-28c33/34o49-74i109-126o132-151i163-182o)), with the protein MNTKAAPGGLASLRPAVLGLGRVFGLCFTAVSAAPISSQERHEEHADTPVWVLAVASMTLVLLGGAFAGLTIALMGQDSIYLQVVSGDPTEPQHKNAARVLRLLNRGKHWVLVTLLLANVIVNESLPVVLDRFLGGGVAAIIGSTILIVIFGEIVPQSVCVRFGLPIGGTMSTPVLILMYLLSPVAWPTAKLLDWILGEDHGTVYKKSGLKTLVTLHKSLGEVSERLNQDEVTIITAVLDLKDKPVSEVMTPMDDVFTLAEDHILDEETMDTILSSGYSRIPIYRSGKPTDFVGMLLVKTLITYDPEDRIPVREVQLGAVVETRPETSCLDIINFFQEGKSHMVLVSEFPGSNHGALGVVTLEDVIEELIGE; encoded by the exons ATGAACACGAAAGCCGCCCCGGGAGGCCTCGCCAGCCTCCGCCCTGCGGTGCTGGGCTTGGGGCGAGTATTCGGCCTCTGCTTTACGGCAGTTTCGGCGGCGCCTATATCGTCGCAAGAGCGTCATGAGGAGCACGCAGACACTCCCGTCTGGGTACTGGCCGTCGCGTCGATGACGCTTGTTTTGCTGGGCGGCGCATTCGCCGGCTTGACCATCGC ATTGATGGGCCAAGACTCCATCTACCTCCAGGTCGTCTCTGGCGATCCTACCGAGCCGCAACACAAGAACGCGGCGCGAGTCCTTCGGCTGCTCAACAGGGGAAAGCATTGGGTACTGGTCACTTTGCTGCTCGCCAACGTCATTGTTAACGAATCGCTCCCCGTGGTACTGGACCGCTTTTTGGGCGGCGGTGTTGCCGCCATCATAGGCAGCACAATTCTTATCG TCATTTTTGGCGAAATCGTGCCTCAGTCTGTGTGTGTGCGATTTGGCCTGCCGATTGGCGGAACCATGTCCACGCCCGTCTTGATCCTCATGTACCTCTTAAGTCCGGTAGCCTGGCCCACTGCCAAGCTTCTCGATTGGATTCTGGGAGAGGATCACGGTACCGTATACAAAAAGAGTGGCCTCAAAACGCTTGTGACTCTACACAAGTCTCTTGGCGAAGTGTCGGAGCGACTGAACCAAGATGAggtcaccatcatcaccgccgtTCTGGATCTCAAGGACAAGCCCGTATCGGAAGTCATGACTCCCATGGACGACGTGTTTACGCTTGCAGAGGACCATATTTTGGATGAGGAAACCATGGATAcgattctttcttctggaTACTCGCGAATCCCAATCTACCGCTCAGGCAAACCAACCGACTTCGTGGGAATGCTTCTTGTCAAGACCCTCATTACGTACGATCCCGAAGACCGCATTCCGGTTAGGGAAGTGCAACTGGGGGCCGTTGTAGAAACACGGCCTGAGACGAGCTGCCTGGATatcatcaacttcttccaAGAGGGAAAGTCTCACATGGTGTTGGTCTCTGAGTTTCCTGGGTCCAACCACGGTGCTCTTGGCGTGGTTACCTTGGAGGATGTCATTGAAGAGCTTATCGGAGAGTGA